CGTTGCCATCGTGAACTTGGGCTTGACGGGATCAAATTACATTTTAACGCGTCACAGGTATATCTGACAGAACCCGAGCATCGAAAAAATGTAAAGGCGATTTTTATCTACGCCTCCGAACATACGATACCGGTCTTATTGCATCTGGATAACAGCCACCGGCGTTTTGGAGCACTTGATGTGCGTTTGTTGGCTGATTCGATATTATCCGGATTGAATGACGTTCAACTCCAGATAGCACATTTTGGGACATCCGGCGGATTCAATGAACGCACAAAAGTTGTAATCGACACGTTCCTTGAACTATTCGCACAACATCATCCGATTACGAAACAACGCTTATACTTCGATATTTCAGCCGTCGGACTGGATAAGGACGGCGACGGAGTTGCCCGGTTAAACGATGAACAATTCAAAGAACTGGCCGCATATGTGCGCAAATTAGGTTTTGATAAAATCCTATTTGGAACGGATTATCCTTTGTATTCCGCTTCAGAATATCTGAACGTACTTAAAAACAAGCTTAACATGACCCAAGATGAAATCATGCACCTTCTGAAGGAAAAATAATTTGTAAAATTTTGAACCATTAAAATACGTATGAACCGTGAAACAGGCCGCGGAACTTAACGCATTGCTATAAAGCCTTATTTATGAAAACGCCAATGAGAAAAGAAACCACCATTCTGACTTTACATCTCTAGGTGAAGCAGGACGTCAACATTTCACAATCAAAATATGATACTATAAGTCGTTCACCACAAAACAATTCGGAAACAAAAAAAATTCGGTTTGTTGAATTAATCGATTTGGCAGTAACGAAACTTAGCGATTCTTTCGATGGTAGCGGGTTGTTTACAGTCAAACTGGATTTGGAAGCACGTAGAATGATATGTCGAACCACTTGGAAAACACCACAGGACTTTTTATTCCGTAATATAAATGAGATGTATTCAGCAAATCGTATTTCTCCTGCATATCTAACGAACCCGGAGGCTATATGAAAATCCATCGAATACTGCCCTTGTTCACATTGTGGATTGCATTGTGTGACTACGGACACCTCATCGCTCAATCCTATGTATTTAATAATGTCAACATCATACCAATGGACAGCATGCATATTTTAAATGATTATACCACTGTTGTTACCGACGGAAAAATTGTTTACATCGGAAAAGATAAGCCCACACAAATACCCCAAAAAGCTCATCATATAAATGGCAAGGGAAAATATCTCATACCGGGATTGATTGACAGCTACGCTCATATTCATGAAAAAAACCTGACTCTGTTTTTAGCTAATGGAATTACGACCGTTCGCAACGCACCCGGAGCGGCGTTTCAGCATGCACTTAAAAAATTATCCGACGGGCGGAAACTTGTTGGCCCGAGGATATATAGTGTGGGGCCTGCAATGACCGGATCCATCACGGCTTATCACACGCAAGGCGCACTTGCCAATGCCGACGAAGCAAGATTCGCGGTAAGAGAAACCAAACGTATGGGGTACGATGCCGTTTTTTCGTACGTAACGATTTCAGCGGAAGTTTATAAAGCCATGCTGGATGAAGCGCAAAAGCTTGGGTTACCGGTTCAAGGTCATGTACCATATATGGTTCCGTATAAGGAATATACCGAAGGTTCTCAAACTTCGTTTGATAATCTTGTCGGCTTGATGAATCTGCAAACCGGTGCAACTTACCCGGCAGAACGTCTATCACAATTTGCCGAAGATTATAAGCGTACTGGGAAATTCGTAATACCCACGCTTACCATTCACAAAGCGCGTGCTTCCTCAGGAAAAACAGACAGTCTGAAACGACAACTGGCTATGAACTATGTAATGCCGCGACAAAAAGAGTACTGGCATTTGAGTTCACATCAATATGTTTATTCCGGAGCAGCGGAGATAGTAAAGATATTCCATCAAAAGGGCGTACAACTTCTTTTAGGATCAGACGGCGGTTTTCATTTCGTCGTACATGGTTTTTCCTATATGGATGAAATTCGGAATTTTGCCGAATTGGGAATACCTAATTATGAGATACTCCGTGCGGGAACGATCAACGCGGCGCGTTATCTGGGCTGGGAACAACGTATTGGGACAATAGAAGCGGGAAAAGAAGCCGACCTTATTTTACTTAATGGCAATCCTCTGGAGGATATCGGTAGCATTGCCGATCACAATGGCGTTATGATTCGCGGAGTTTGGTATTCCCGAGAAAAGCTTGATGAAATGTTAAACTTATTAAGTAAAGAGTGCGCGGACATGCCGACAACGCAACGTATGAAAAATTTTCCAAAGCCTGCGAATTCATATAAACTCCAGGCACAGTATGAAATTTATTACAAATCCGTCCGTTGTGGCGATGAACAGATATTTATTTCTCAAAAAAACCAAACCTCCAAGATACTGAGTTACAACAGTATCGACCCTTTGTGCCAACGCAATACCATCACGGAATGGACATTTAAAGATCAAAATATTCAAGAAACCAAAGTATCGCGCACTTCTATTGAAGGAATCACGGAAGTTAGCATGCGCCGCAACAAAACACATTCAACCGTCCAAGGGGAACATCCGATTTACGGTCCGTTTAATTTCAATGACAGTACCGATACGCGTATAACCGGCGGACCTAATACGTCGATCAATCTTGATGTAGACGGCGTCGGTAATTACTATGTAATGTTCAAGTTTTTAAAGCCATTGGATATTGGTCAATCCGACAGTGTTACTTCCAAAAAAATCGAACTGAATCCTGAAGAATGGGGCAGCCGATCTGTCATTGGTAATTCTTGGTACAAAGTCACACGGGTGTCGGGGAACGATACTGATGCGAATTATAAAAAATATGAAATTATCCAACCCGGATTTAACGGTTCTCCGGATTTTTCTTTCAAAGCCACTGTTACTGTCAATAATGAGGGCTTGATTGATCAGGTCACATTCAACGAAAATGTATTCATAAAGCGGGTGCAATGACCTACAAAGGATAGAATTGTATGAAAATAACATTAACACCCAAAAACACTACAGCATTAGTTTTTCTATCTTTCATCATGCAGGAAACCCACGAACTTGCGCACACTGTAGTAGGAAGAATGATTTGCGGTTGCTGGGGAAAACGAAATTTTAATGTTTGGACTTTATGTAAAGGGTGTTCCGATGAAAAACCATGGTACATTCTCGCCACATATGCCGGCCCTGCATATAGTTTTACGGTAATATGGCTGGGTCTTTATCTTCTACTGAAATCTTCTGCAAAGGTTAAATCAATTGGCTTTGCTTTGATAGTATCCAGCATGCCGTTTTCAAGAGTTTTGACTCCGATAATCGGCGGCGGAGATGAAGTTTACGCTCTTAATTCTTATTGGAACAATCACACATTGGCGTGGATTGTAGCCGTTGTAATTGTATTGACACTTGCCATACCGCCAGTTGTTAAAATATGGACTATCATAGAGAACCGACGAAAAAATCTTTGGATAGTCGGAATTATCTTTGGGCCGTTTATTGCGACAGGTGTGTTTGTTTTTGGAATCCTTCAAACTTTACTATTGGGCAACGGTATTCTCAAAACGTATTGGATATTGGGTTCACCGATGCTCATTACACTATGGTTTATACTTTGTTTGATTGTATGTGCCATTTTGGGAAACTCGCTGACTACGCTGTTACAGCCCAGTGAAACCAATGCGGAGCGAACACGAAATGTGAATTTGATCCACTGAGCATACTTCGGTTTTATTGAGTATTGATGCGAAATAATCCATAGCGCAGACGAATGTATGAATATATCATACGTATCTGAGCGTTACGCAAAACACATCACAAGTCACGTTATAATACAAAAAGCCCTGCTCTTATCAAAAGCAGGGCTTTATTATTTACCGATCTGAACGATTGTTTTTTTTATGCTGGGCGTGAATTTTTTTCCACCGCATTTTTTCCAATCGTGCGGCCGAATTATCTTGCCGCAATTCCAAGTACCGAATCTCTCTTCGCAGTTTCAGATAGCTTTTGTATCGCGCCGCATCCAGCGATCCATCGGCTAATGCCGCTTGTACGGCACAATCTGGTTCTGACTCGTGTCGGCAATCCCGAAAGCGGCATGCCGCCGCAAGCATCTCGATATCTTCGAACGTTCCTGAAAGACTGCTTTCATCCGTCCATAATTGCAATTCGCGCATACCCGGCGTATCCATCAGCAAACCGCCGCCCGGTAAAACAAATAATTCACGATGCGTCGTCGTGTGTCTTCCGCGATCCATATCTTTGCGT
The window above is part of the bacterium genome. Proteins encoded here:
- a CDS encoding amidohydrolase family protein — its product is MKKSNVINFCISCLTGTLIALPIYSQSENRSKATPIFDHHVHFLSPDLINQWKALGIPFSKKDYFYSDIDSLSSKLGTRHMKLISMAHVFTSPEFGPPTSDAYEAVKKENDYLAVLKKKHPQTINAYYGIDPLHDYAMTEIKRCHRELGLDGIKLHFNASQVYLTEPEHRKNVKAIFIYASEHTIPVLLHLDNSHRRFGALDVRLLADSILSGLNDVQLQIAHFGTSGGFNERTKVVIDTFLELFAQHHPITKQRLYFDISAVGLDKDGDGVARLNDEQFKELAAYVRKLGFDKILFGTDYPLYSASEYLNVLKNKLNMTQDEIMHLLKEK
- a CDS encoding amidohydrolase family protein; translation: MKIHRILPLFTLWIALCDYGHLIAQSYVFNNVNIIPMDSMHILNDYTTVVTDGKIVYIGKDKPTQIPQKAHHINGKGKYLIPGLIDSYAHIHEKNLTLFLANGITTVRNAPGAAFQHALKKLSDGRKLVGPRIYSVGPAMTGSITAYHTQGALANADEARFAVRETKRMGYDAVFSYVTISAEVYKAMLDEAQKLGLPVQGHVPYMVPYKEYTEGSQTSFDNLVGLMNLQTGATYPAERLSQFAEDYKRTGKFVIPTLTIHKARASSGKTDSLKRQLAMNYVMPRQKEYWHLSSHQYVYSGAAEIVKIFHQKGVQLLLGSDGGFHFVVHGFSYMDEIRNFAELGIPNYEILRAGTINAARYLGWEQRIGTIEAGKEADLILLNGNPLEDIGSIADHNGVMIRGVWYSREKLDEMLNLLSKECADMPTTQRMKNFPKPANSYKLQAQYEIYYKSVRCGDEQIFISQKNQTSKILSYNSIDPLCQRNTITEWTFKDQNIQETKVSRTSIEGITEVSMRRNKTHSTVQGEHPIYGPFNFNDSTDTRITGGPNTSINLDVDGVGNYYVMFKFLKPLDIGQSDSVTSKKIELNPEEWGSRSVIGNSWYKVTRVSGNDTDANYKKYEIIQPGFNGSPDFSFKATVTVNNEGLIDQVTFNENVFIKRVQ